The following proteins are co-located in the Candidatus Eremiobacteraceae bacterium genome:
- a CDS encoding Uma2 family endonuclease — MPETKPALEWVNGRVLQKVSPQRKHALAQAVFAAAIGAWARENGCGRFGTEWEFRLQPPGEIRRPLVPDVAYLSYARLSYESPDAADIPRIAPDAVVEILSPGDRKKDLEDKIRVYFACGTNVVFTVNTRDKTVTIRDADGQRVIGSDEVVSHASLAGLAMPACTLFEEPLPRGFEKVRPGKR, encoded by the coding sequence TTGCCGGAGACCAAGCCGGCGCTCGAGTGGGTCAACGGCCGGGTGCTCCAAAAGGTGAGCCCGCAGCGTAAGCATGCGTTGGCGCAGGCAGTGTTTGCGGCCGCGATCGGCGCTTGGGCGCGCGAAAACGGTTGCGGAAGGTTTGGAACGGAATGGGAGTTCCGGCTCCAGCCGCCGGGAGAAATCCGACGGCCGCTGGTACCGGATGTGGCCTATCTATCCTACGCGCGTTTGTCCTACGAGAGTCCGGACGCCGCGGATATCCCGCGCATCGCGCCCGACGCCGTCGTCGAAATCCTTTCGCCGGGGGACCGGAAGAAAGACCTCGAGGACAAGATCCGCGTCTATTTCGCTTGCGGCACTAACGTGGTCTTCACCGTCAACACGCGCGATAAGACGGTGACCATTCGCGACGCCGACGGTCAGAGAGTCATCGGTAGCGACGAGGTCGTCAGCCACGCGAGCCTGGCGGGGTTGGCGATGCCTGCTTGCACTCTTTTCGAAGAGCCGTTGCCTAGGGGGTTCGAGAAGGTTCGACCCGGGAAACGTTAG